From a region of the Williamsia phyllosphaerae genome:
- a CDS encoding VIT1/CCC1 transporter family protein has product MSSTPPTQHSAEPHASAPGNKLNWLRAGVLGANDGIVSTAGIVIGVAAASADRGHIFTAGLAGLTAGAVSMALGEYVSVSTQRDTEKALLAKESAELREQPEEELEELAAIYEAKGLTAETAWQVATELTENDAFAAHVDAELGIDPDELTNPFQAAISSAISFTAGALLPFLAIMLLPAHLRIPITFVVVAVALALTGFLSATIGDAGRGRAVLRVTVGGVIAMAVTYLIGALVGTAVG; this is encoded by the coding sequence ATGTCATCGACCCCACCCACTCAGCACTCGGCTGAGCCCCATGCCTCGGCGCCCGGCAACAAACTCAACTGGCTGCGCGCCGGTGTTCTGGGAGCGAACGACGGCATCGTGTCCACGGCGGGAATCGTCATCGGTGTCGCGGCCGCATCCGCGGACCGCGGTCACATCTTCACCGCAGGGCTGGCCGGGCTGACCGCGGGAGCCGTGTCCATGGCGCTCGGCGAGTACGTCTCGGTCAGCACCCAACGCGACACCGAGAAAGCACTTCTCGCCAAGGAGAGTGCCGAACTCCGTGAACAACCCGAGGAGGAGCTCGAGGAGCTCGCAGCAATCTACGAGGCGAAAGGGTTGACCGCGGAGACGGCCTGGCAGGTCGCCACCGAACTGACCGAGAACGACGCGTTCGCAGCGCATGTGGACGCCGAACTCGGCATCGACCCCGACGAACTGACCAATCCGTTTCAGGCCGCGATCTCGTCGGCCATCTCCTTCACCGCGGGCGCACTACTCCCGTTTCTCGCGATCATGCTTCTCCCCGCTCATCTTCGGATCCCGATCACCTTCGTCGTCGTCGCCGTCGCGTTGGCGCTGACCGGATTCCTCAGCGCCACCATCGGTGACGCGGGCCGCGGCCGTGCGGTACTGCGGGTGACCGTCGGTGGCGTCATCGCGATGGCCGTGACCTACCTGATCGGCGCCCTCGTGGGGACAGCCGTGGGCTGA
- a CDS encoding LysR substrate-binding domain-containing protein has product MEISQRALEQFVAVADEEHIGRAAARLMMTQPPLTQAIQRLERAVGVELLERSRRGVRLTAAGRSFADDARQLLVAQRAAVERARRIADGAEGDLRVGHVAGLAHETVPRLLGLVHREMSGVRVHLTQRSSAELVVAVRAGSLDIALARSPLSDHSGVDLRALPDERLGVAVPVGHRLAAATSVTLAELRDERFALLPSTWSELGEQVQSACRRAGFVPTAAARADGLPGLLGHVAAGGCVALVPTSVAPTTAPGVAVIALADVDDDLTLRTCLVTRSGATDPMVDRVVALLGSERVT; this is encoded by the coding sequence GTGGAGATCTCCCAGCGAGCGCTCGAGCAGTTCGTTGCGGTCGCCGACGAGGAACACATCGGCCGCGCGGCGGCACGGTTGATGATGACGCAGCCACCGCTCACGCAGGCCATCCAACGACTCGAGCGCGCGGTGGGTGTCGAGTTGCTGGAGCGGTCGAGGCGCGGGGTCCGCCTCACCGCGGCCGGCCGCTCCTTCGCCGATGACGCCCGCCAACTGCTGGTCGCTCAGCGTGCGGCCGTCGAACGCGCTCGACGGATCGCCGACGGCGCCGAGGGGGACCTGCGGGTCGGGCACGTCGCCGGCCTCGCCCACGAGACGGTGCCGCGACTGCTCGGGCTGGTACATCGCGAGATGTCCGGGGTCCGCGTCCACCTGACCCAGCGTTCCTCGGCCGAGCTGGTGGTCGCCGTGCGCGCCGGGAGTCTCGACATCGCGCTGGCACGTTCACCCCTCTCCGACCACAGCGGCGTCGACCTGCGTGCGCTTCCCGACGAACGCCTCGGCGTCGCGGTCCCGGTCGGACATCGCCTGGCCGCAGCGACGTCGGTGACGCTGGCCGAGCTCCGTGACGAACGCTTCGCCCTGCTTCCCAGCACCTGGTCGGAACTCGGTGAGCAGGTGCAATCGGCCTGTCGCCGAGCCGGGTTCGTCCCCACTGCCGCCGCGCGGGCCGACGGACTGCCCGGGCTGCTCGGACATGTGGCGGCCGGAGGGTGCGTGGCGCTCGTGCCGACGTCGGTGGCACCGACGACCGCTCCCGGGGTGGCCGTGATCGCGTTGGCCGACGTCGACGACGACCTGACGTTGCGAACCTGCCTGGTGACCCGCTCCGGCGCCACCGACCCGATGGTCGATCGTGTTGTCGCACTGCTCGGTTCGGAGCGCGTCACCTAA
- a CDS encoding enoyl-CoA hydratase/isomerase family protein yields MSTEGIHITVRDHVGWIELDRPEKKNAFTPDMLREWADAYRRFDTDLEVRVIAVTASGDAFCAGADLGALQAKATSPLASRQLMTEYVQPVALAAENLAKPLVFGLNGVAVGAGLDMALAGDYRIAADTARFSEGYIRVGLVPGDGGCHYLPPIVGRSRALRMLWTGEFVSASTAMDWGLVDEVHPFDEMRTALETMVHRLAAQPPVAIQLIKRAVRAGAHGDLRTSLDLIASHQAVVQSTADSAEAMSAFTERREPHFVGR; encoded by the coding sequence GTGAGCACCGAGGGAATCCACATCACCGTCCGTGACCATGTCGGCTGGATCGAACTGGACCGGCCGGAGAAGAAGAATGCCTTCACCCCGGACATGTTGCGCGAGTGGGCCGACGCCTACCGGCGCTTCGACACCGATCTCGAGGTGCGCGTGATCGCGGTGACGGCGTCAGGGGACGCGTTCTGCGCGGGTGCCGATCTCGGCGCCCTGCAGGCGAAGGCCACCTCGCCGCTGGCCAGTCGACAGTTGATGACCGAGTACGTCCAACCGGTGGCGCTGGCGGCCGAGAATCTCGCCAAGCCACTGGTGTTCGGGCTCAACGGTGTGGCGGTGGGAGCCGGACTCGACATGGCGCTCGCCGGCGACTATCGCATCGCGGCCGACACAGCACGTTTCTCGGAGGGATACATCCGCGTCGGACTGGTCCCCGGCGACGGCGGATGTCACTACCTGCCGCCCATCGTCGGACGGTCGCGGGCACTGCGCATGCTGTGGACAGGGGAGTTCGTATCCGCATCCACCGCCATGGACTGGGGCCTGGTCGACGAGGTCCACCCGTTCGACGAGATGCGTACCGCTCTGGAGACGATGGTCCACCGGCTGGCTGCGCAACCGCCGGTCGCGATCCAACTGATCAAACGTGCGGTCCGTGCGGGTGCTCACGGCGATCTCCGCACCTCCCTGGATCTCATCGCCTCGCACCAGGCGGTTGTGCAGTCGACGGCCGACTCGGCCGAGGCGATGAGCGCGTTCACCGAGCGACGGGAACCGCACTTCGTCGGGCGGTGA
- a CDS encoding phosphatase PAP2 family protein gives MKSHLTRIEVTLALVAVVVLLGVAIAFGHNPLRSIDAGVLNWMVDHRSSGVTSAATMMTDLFAPLWTAIWTFSAAAVLVAVDRTLIRAIGLLGTVAFAGAMCEVIKLAVDRLRPPEFDQVASPELAMSFPSGHVTGAAALLIGLAVIATTTARSRTRRWVVSAAVIVATCVALTRLYLGAHWFSDVAAATTLAVAAVVAVPPAVAFGLGRASRHVPIGWHRLLAPRPDAEDARRAGTVPCRQDG, from the coding sequence ATGAAATCTCATCTCACCCGAATCGAGGTCACGCTCGCACTCGTCGCGGTAGTGGTTCTCCTGGGGGTGGCGATCGCGTTCGGCCACAACCCGCTCCGGTCGATCGACGCGGGCGTCCTGAACTGGATGGTCGATCACCGGTCGTCCGGCGTCACATCCGCGGCGACCATGATGACCGACCTGTTCGCCCCGCTGTGGACGGCCATCTGGACGTTCTCCGCGGCTGCAGTCCTCGTCGCGGTGGATCGCACCCTGATCCGCGCGATCGGTCTCCTCGGAACAGTCGCGTTCGCGGGCGCCATGTGCGAGGTCATCAAACTCGCCGTCGACCGGCTTCGCCCACCGGAGTTCGACCAGGTTGCCTCCCCGGAGCTCGCCATGTCGTTCCCCTCTGGCCACGTCACCGGCGCGGCTGCACTGCTGATCGGGCTCGCGGTCATCGCGACGACCACAGCACGGTCGCGTACGCGGCGGTGGGTCGTCAGCGCCGCTGTGATCGTGGCGACATGTGTCGCGCTCACCCGGCTGTATCTCGGGGCGCACTGGTTCTCCGACGTCGCAGCGGCCACAACCCTGGCCGTCGCCGCCGTCGTGGCGGTACCCCCGGCGGTCGCCTTCGGTCTCGGCCGGGCGTCACGGCACGTCCCCATCGGCTGGCATCGACTTCTCGCTCCGCGTCCCGATGCAGAAGACGCCCGCCGCGCCGGGACTGTGCCCTGCCGTCAGGACGGTTGA